Genomic window (Candidatus Omnitrophota bacterium):
ACAGCTGCAGCCAAAATCCTAACCTGAGAAAGAAAATTGGCTTTTTGTGTCTTTTTTTCATGATCTCCGATGAATTTCACAAAAAACCAACTCAAAAGAAAACAAAGAAGAATAATGAGAACATAAAAGAATATAAAAGAAATTTGAGATGAAGAAATACCTACAGAATTAATGCGCGCTTTTGTTAGTTTGGGCATAGGTTGAATATTTATACTAGTATTATTGTAGCGAAGGGTTTAAGAAAATCAAAACAAAAACCCGATTTTCTTTATGAAAATCGGGTTTCAGATTTTACTGCAATTTTACGGCTCTAGTGGCTTTCAATGCCAATAGCAAATTCATAAACTAAGCGCCCGCCATGATAGCCGGCAACCATAACAAAGCCGGTAAGAAAAATAAGCAACGCCAAAAACACTGCCTTAAACCAAGAATTCTTTTTCCTTTGGATAAAGCAAAGAATAGGTAACGACACCCAAGAAAGGCCCAAAACCCAAAAAGCAAAAAAACGATGCGCATAAAAAACAGGATGCTTCAAGCCATATTCTTGCGCTTCCTCAAGCCCGGTTACAACAGCTAAAGGTGTTAGCAATGTTCCTAGAATATAAACATATAAAGCTGCCTGCCGAAAATTTTCTTTTTTTAGAACAATCCCAAAAACATAAAGTATCAGGGCGCTTGGAAAAAGCGCGATCGGGAAATGAACCAGCATCGGATGAAGATGCAATTCTATTTCAGGCACTGCCCACCTCTTTTATTTGACGCATAGACTGCGCGCCTTTGCTTCAATAGAAGCCAAAAGCTCGTTAAATGACTTTTCAAAAGCCGCGATACCTTCGGAGAGGAGCTGAGAACAAACATAATTGATGTTAATGCCGTTCTTATTTAGCGCCGTAATGATCTTTTGCGATTCTTTTGCGCTTTCCACAAAAGCTTCTTTTACGACACCGTGATCTAGAAATGCTTGCAGGGTTTTTTCCGGCAATGTATTAACCGTTGGCTTTGCGATAAGTTCTGTAACATACTTAATATCACTATACTGCGGATTTTTCGTCCCTGTCGAAGCCCAAAGAACGCGCTGAGGTTTTGCATGTTTTTTAGATAAAGCCCCAAACGATTTCTCAGAAAATATTTGTTCAAATTGTTGAAAGATAAGCCTTGAATTAGCAACAGCGGCCTGCCCCCGCAAAGCTAAGATTTTATTCTTAAGTTTAAGATCAGATTCGTCGGCACTTCTTTGCTCAAGCAGTTTATCAACCGTCGTGTCAATACGGCTAATAAAAACACTGGCAACTGAGTGTGTTGAGTTTAAATTGATCTTTTTATTGCCCAGCCGGCTCATTCCTTTGACAAACGCCATCGCTGTCTGGATATACTGATCCAGCGAGAAAATAAGAGTTACATTAACATTGATCCCTTGGCTCAATAATTCTTCCGCAATAAAAAATCCGGCTGATGTCGCCGGAACTTTGATCATAACATTAGAACGCCCAACTTTCTTGAACAATCGCACGCCTTCATCAATGGATTCTTGCGCTTTCATTGCTAAACGTGGATCGATCTCAAGGCTAACATAACCATCCAAACCACTGGTTGATTCATAAATACCGCGAAATGCGTCCGCCGCATCGCGCACATCTTGAGTTGTTAGTTCATCATAAATTTCAAAAGTATTTCTTCCTTCCCCGGCTAATTTAACGATTTGTTCGTCGTAATCAGCACTTTGGCTGATGGCCTGATTAAAAATAGTAGGATTAGATGTCATGCCGCGCAAACCTAGACGAATCCATTCTCTAAGCTTGCCGCTTTTGATCATGGACCGGCTGATATAATCCAGCCAAATGCTTTGACCAAAATTAGCCAACTGCGTAATTGTGGTCTTGGGCATATTTCCTCCTATTTTCTTTTAATGGCTTTTCGGGCGGCAGCGGCAATATCCACGTCTTTAAGCCCATATTTCTTGAGCAACCCTTGCGGATCTCCGGACTCTCCGAATGAATCGTGAACAGCTACCATTTCTAAAGGTGTGGGATGATTTTGGGATAAGACTTCGGCAACCGCGCTTCCTAATCCGCCGTTGATCTGATGTTCTTCGGCAGTAACGATCGCGCCGGTTTTTTTAGCTGATTCAATAATAGCATTTTGATCAATGGGTTTTATGGTATGCATGTTAATGACGCGAGCTTCAATGCCTTCTTTTTTCAAAAGCTCGGCGGCTTGGAGAGATTCATGAACCATCAATCCACAGCCAATGAGTGTGACATCTTTACCTTCTCTGAGGATATTCGCCTTACCAATGGTAAAAGAATCTGATTCTTTCGTTAAAACCGGAAACGGCGCTCGGCTGGTGCGCATATAAACGGGGCCTTTAAAATCAACAATAGCACGTGTTGCCTTGCGCGCTTCAATGGTATCAACCGGACAGAGCACAACGATGTTAGGCAAAACGCGCATGATCGCAAAATCTTCCAAACACTGAGCTGATGCCCCGTCTTCTCCCACCGTAACTCCCGCATGCGAACAGACCACTTTAACATTACAGTTGTTATAGCAGACATCCAAGCGGATCATATCATACGCGCGATTGGTAAGAAAAACCGCAAAGGAAGTTGCGAACGGAATAAATCCCACACAGCTTAAGCCCGCCGCCGTTGCGACCACATCTTGCTCAGTAATCCCTAAATTGAAAAATCGTTCCGGAAATTTAAATTTGAAATATTCGGCGCGTGTCGCGTCTTCCAGGTCACCGGACAAAACAACAATATTTTTATTTTTATGACCCAACTCAACTAACTCTTCGCCAAAACCATCGCGCGTAGGGATCATTTTAAGATCAGACATGGTTTCCCTCGCTTAATTCTTTGAGAGCCGCTTCGAGTTGTTCTTTATTAGGAGCTTTTCCGTGCCATTTGGATTGGCCCTCCATAAATGAAACACCTTTCCCCTTAATGGTGTTGGCAAGAATAACTGTCGGCTTGTTTTTAATCGTATCTGCTTTATCAAACGCGTCTTTTAATTCTTTTAAATTGTGGCCGTCAACCTCCAAAACAAACCAGCCAAAACTTTCCCATTTGGCTTTTAATGGTTCCAAACTCTTAATTTCATTCGTCGGACCGTTTTCTTGAACTTTATTGCAATCAACAATAGCGCATAGATTGTCGATCTTGTGATGCGCCGCGGTCATCGCCGCTTCCCAAACGGAACCTTCCTGAATTTCGCCGTCGCCCATCACGCAATATGTTCTAAAATCTTTTTTTAAAAGCCTGGCACCCAAAGCGATCCCATTAGCGACCGATAGCCCGTGACCTAGAGAGCCGGTACTAAATTCCACGCCAGGAACTTTTGTGTGAACATGGCCCTGCAAACGGCTGCCCAATTTTCGAAATGTTTTAAGTTCATCTTTTGGAAAATAGCCGCAATTGGCCAGGGTCACGTAAACAACCGGCGAAACATGCCCTTTCGAGACAATGAGCCGATCACGGTCGTCCCAGCGAGGATTTTTCGGATCGTGCTTTAATTTATAAAAATAAAGGGTTAAAAAGATTTCGACGGCCGATAAAGACCCTCCGGGATGGCCAGAACCGGAACAGAAAAGTGTTTCGAGGATTTCTTTGCGCAGCTGTACGGCTTTTATCTTTAATGCGGCAATATCAAAAGGCTTGGCAGACAATGATCTTCCTTCTGTTGGTATTCTCTGGTATTTTCACGGATATTGGTGGGCCATGCAGGACTCGAACCTGCCACCCTCTGATTAAGAGTCAGATGCTCTACCAGATGAGCTAATGGCCCTAAATTTCAAAAAAGCGAAAGTATTATAACATTGAAACAAAATTAGGCAAGATTTTAAACCACAAAAGAATTAAGTTAATTTTCTCTTCCAATATCAAAAACGATTCTTGAACTAAAAACTTTCGTAGAGTACAATGGGAGAAGTTATTCAAGCAAAAATTCATTTCTAATACGCTAATGACCAGAAATACTTTATTTCTTTTTATTTTTTTCCTTGTGACAATAAATACATGGTCGAAATCTGCCCTGGCCCAGCCATCCATCATTGAAACCGTACAAAACACACTTCCCTCGATCGTCACTATTCAATCCGAAAATGCCGGGCTTTTGTCGGACCAGCGCCCCGCAGCCGCCTTTGACAAACAATCCGGACGGATCATCGTCCTTAGAAACGTAAAAACAGCACAATACAATCGAAACGGTTCCGGCGTCATCATTGACCCTCGAGGCATTATCGCCACCAATGCGCACATCGTTAAGCAGTCAGGGCGAGTTACCGTAACCTTGGATGACAAAACAGAAATTCCCGCTAAAATTCTAGGCATCATTGAAAAAGAAGATCTAGCCCTCTTGCATATTACGGCGCCACATCCTCTGAGAGTCATTGAATTCGCCGATTCTGACCAAATAAAATTAGATGATGAGGTTGTAATGGTCGGCGGCTCCGAGCTTCTTACTGACACAATTTCCGGAGGAAGGATCATTGGGATAGGCTCACACGCATCTGAGCAACAACCTGACGATGCTAAAACTGCTCTTCTGCAAGTTGATATGAACTTATACCGCGGCGACAGTGGCGGGCCGGTTTTTGATACCAAAGGCCACTTGGTCGGGCTCATCGTTGCGGGACAAAAAACAAAAGATCGTTCCAGTTTTATTATTCCGTCCAACCAGATAAAGAAAAGATACCTTGAATTCTTAAGCCATCCAACAAATCCTTAAGGAAGATTCAAAAACATTTATGAAAAACATATTCAGCTCTTCCGCCAAGAAAATCATCATCTATGTCCTGATCTTTTTAAGCTCCGCGGCGATCGGAGTTTATTTCCGGCTCTACCCATTTTTAAACTACACCTCATCCGCGGCCAGCGAAAAAGCCAGCTTACTCGTCGTAACGCGCCTAAAAAGCGCCACTCAACACGATATTCAGAAAAAATTCCCCCAAATGCCTCCCTCGCAGCAAAATCAAATCGCCGAGGAGGAATTCAATAAACTCGTTCGGAAAAACAAGGCAAATGTCCGCCTTAGCATTGATAAAATGGCCAAAGAAATTGACCTGACCGAAACTGACCGCGATAACGGGCCTTATCTTTTAGAAGCCGACCCTTACTACTATTTTTCCCTGACTCGAAATATCGTTCGAACCGGAAAAATCGCCGACACCATTAAAGGAAGCAAATACCTCAACAAGTTGATGCTAGCGCCCACAGAACACTGGGAACCATTCACACTGCATCCCTTCGTGGGATTTGGGTTTTATAAAATACTTTCTTTTTTTAACCGCAACATTGAACTTATGCAAGCGGTTGGTTTTGTCCCGATCGTTCTCTTTATTTTATGCCTCATCCCTTATTCTATGATATGGAACTTACTGGGATGCGGCCGGATCTCCTCTTTCCTCGGCACCATTTTTCTTTCGCTTTCTCCCATGTTCCTTCAACGAAGTGCTTGGGGCTGGTACGACAACGACCCTTATAATGTCTTTTTCGCTCCCTTGATCTTAGCTTTCCTATTTCTAGGAATAGACCGCCTAAGAAAAAACCAAGTCAAATCGGCTTTTGGCATCGCCGTCGCCTGCTCCTCTTTAATTACTCTTTATGCATTTTTCTGGCAAGGATGGGTTTATATCTTAAGCATTATTTTTTTGGCAAGCATCGCAATGCTCATTTATAACCATTTTGGTAAAAAAGAAAAACTGCGGACAAAAGATCTTTTTTTCTATCTTGCTATCGTGCAATTAACGAGTTTGGTTGGCATTGGGGTCACGTTCGGAGCCAAAGAATTCTTCATTCTCTTTCTGGAAGGCTGGAATGCGCTGAAGAATTTCTTAACTCCTCAATTAAGGCTTTGGCCGGATCTTTTTATCAGCGTCGGAGAACTTAAGAAAACTTCCCTCAACAATATTATTTCACTGGACGGAGGAATAGCCGTCTTTTCATTCGCCGTCCTCGGGCTTGTCGGATACGGCATCAGAGCTTTTAGGGCCTCAAAAAAAGAAGATCCGCTAAAATTCATTGCTATCGCCTTTTTATTCTTTTTTTCTTTATTTATCGCGTTACGCGCCGAACGTTTTGCGCTGCTTTCGCTTATTGCGCTTAGCATCCTTTTTCCTTATGGATTACAATATGCTTTTGAAAGATCAAGGAATATTCTTGCCGCAAAATTAGCTTTCTTGCCTTTTAAGGTAACTTTCTATGCTTTCATTTCCTTAGGGCTGTGCACAATGCTCTTTTTTTCTATTCGAACCGCGCATAATTTTTCTTTAGAACAAAGGCCGATCTTCAACGCAATATGGGATAAGGCATTGACCAAAATAAGATCTGATACTCCCGAAGAAAGCATCGTTAACTCCTGGTGGCCGCCCGGACATTTTATTACTTCGATGGCTCAGCGGCGCGTCACATTTGACGGAGCGACCATCAACAATCCGCAGGCTTACTGGCTTGCCAACGTCTTTTTAAGTCAAAATGAGCGGCAAGCTCTAGGCATTTTACGAATGATCAATAACAGCGCAAACCAGGCAAGCGAATATTTACAAAGCCTCGGAATAAAACTTTCCGTTGCTGTTGCAAAGATCCATCAAGTTACATCGCTTAACGCGCGCGATGCCGCTATAGCTCTTGGGGACATTCTAACCGAAGAACAAGTTGAGCATTTACTATCCTTAACACATGCTCTTCCCCCTTCATCATATTTCTTTCTTTACAATGACATGGTCGAAAAAAATCTAGAATTGGGTTTTGTGGGTCGATGGAATTTCAAAAAGATGGAAGAAATAAGCGCTGATAAGAAACTATTAAAACAAGTTCCGCCGCGTAACTCGCCGCAATACATACGCTTTTTATGGGACACCATCGGAGGGCCTCTAAACTATAGCGAAATTTTTGTCCAGCGCGCCGTCTTGAACAATGTGGTGCATTTCCCTAACGGCTTAAGAATAAACTTAAACGATATGAATTGCGCTTTGATATCCGAGCAATCAAAGATAGGGATCCCACAAAGCATTTTCTATCTAGAAAATAATGACGTGATTGAAAAGAAATTCGCTAATGCTAATTTATCTTTTTCGGTTTTATTGTTCCAGGAAAAAAATCGCTACTCTTGCCTTTTTCTTGACCCGCGGCTTGGTAATTCACTTCTTATGCGGCTCTACTTTTTTGATGGCAAAGGGTTACGATACATTACACCCTTCACAAAAGAGCAAGATCTGACCGGCCGGACAAAAATATCTGTTTTTGAAGTCGATTGGAAGAAATTTACGGCAGACACTCAATTTTAAAAATAACTTTATTGGGGATTTGTGTCAGGAGGATTTTCTAGACTAACATTGCCCCGGACGCCAATTCTTGTGCTGATCGGTGCTGAACGTCGTCGAGGCGCAGAAGGCGGAGGATTCTCGCCATATTCCAGAACTCTCTTCTCTTCGAGTTGAGATTTTTCCGGAGGCAAGATTTTCCCTTTGACCCGTATTTTTGTAACCCCTCCAAAACTACTCGGAGGCTCTTCAACAACTTTTTTCTTCTCTCCGGATCTAACCAAAACGCCTTTTTCCTGGACCGGAAAAGGCTGAATATCAACCAGGGGGCCTTCTTCTCCGGGAACAGGATAATGGCCGCGAATTAGATTTTCAAGCCTGGTCGCCAAATCGTCCTGGCTAAGTTCTCGCAAGTTCGTAATCGATTCCAGGGTTAATTCACTTTGATCGTTCATGAAATAAGCAATACCTAGCCCATAATGCACCAGCGGTATCTTGGCCCTTTCAAGAACTTTCTTAAAATAATAAATAGCCTGTGCCGGCTGCGACTTACCCAAAAGATAGATCCACCCCAAGGAAAACTGAGCACTGACCAGATCCGGGTCGATCTCCAAAGCTTTTTTACAGGCCTCTTCTGCTTTTGGAAAATCACCCATACCATAGTAAGCCTTGGCCAGATTTTCAAAGGCTTCTTTATATTGAGGATCGATCTCCGTCGCGGTTTTAAAATACCAAACCACCTCAGCCGGACTTACCCCGTTGGCCTGATAAGCTAATCCTAAACCGTTGTATGCTTTCGCAAAATTAGAATCCATATCGATCAATTTCTCGTAAAGCTCAATAGCTTTATCAAGCTGGCTTTCATTGTATAGCTTATTAGCTTGCTCAAAGATCGCCTTAGGATCCCGTAGGGCATCTTCCGCGGAAAAAGCCAAAGATCCTGCAAAAAAAGCAAAAAGCATGAGAGCGGTCATCATAAAATACTTCTTCATTCTTCCTCTGCCTCGTCTGCCTGCCCGGTTATTTTCTCAAATATGCTTGGCTTAATCGGCTCTACCTCTTCCGGCTTTGCTTCTCGCTCAAGCGCTTTCACGCTTTTCTTCATCTGAATTCTTTCCGAAAGTTTCTGTTCAGAACCACTGCCTTCTTTGACCTGCTGCCCTTTACCCGACTCACCCGCTTTGCCACTGACCTTTTTACCGGAGCTGCCAGTCTCAGCCCCTGATTCAATGGTCTTCAATTCCTCGAGTTCAGTCGCAGGAGTTCCTAAGATCAGCTTAACAACGGTCATAGACGCGCTGATCTCTTCAGACCCTGCCCGCTTAGGAGCCATCGAGATCTTTGATATTTTTAACAGATCATCCGAAGCATCAACCGCATGCATAAATTTAACCACATCTTCTAGGCGCCCGTCGCATTCTAAGCTTGCATAATATTCCACATATCCTTTTTTTTGCTTTGAGTCAGCAGGGCTAACTTTGGCGAGATTTATTTTCGCGCTTGTTGCTAATATT
Coding sequences:
- the tal gene encoding transaldolase, coding for MPKTTITQLANFGQSIWLDYISRSMIKSGKLREWIRLGLRGMTSNPTIFNQAISQSADYDEQIVKLAGEGRNTFEIYDELTTQDVRDAADAFRGIYESTSGLDGYVSLEIDPRLAMKAQESIDEGVRLFKKVGRSNVMIKVPATSAGFFIAEELLSQGINVNVTLIFSLDQYIQTAMAFVKGMSRLGNKKINLNSTHSVASVFISRIDTTVDKLLEQRSADESDLKLKNKILALRGQAAVANSRLIFQQFEQIFSEKSFGALSKKHAKPQRVLWASTGTKNPQYSDIKYVTELIAKPTVNTLPEKTLQAFLDHGVVKEAFVESAKESQKIITALNKNGININYVCSQLLSEGIAAFEKSFNELLASIEAKARSLCVK
- a CDS encoding transketolase produces the protein MSAKPFDIAALKIKAVQLRKEILETLFCSGSGHPGGSLSAVEIFLTLYFYKLKHDPKNPRWDDRDRLIVSKGHVSPVVYVTLANCGYFPKDELKTFRKLGSRLQGHVHTKVPGVEFSTGSLGHGLSVANGIALGARLLKKDFRTYCVMGDGEIQEGSVWEAAMTAAHHKIDNLCAIVDCNKVQENGPTNEIKSLEPLKAKWESFGWFVLEVDGHNLKELKDAFDKADTIKNKPTVILANTIKGKGVSFMEGQSKWHGKAPNKEQLEAALKELSEGNHV
- a CDS encoding STT3 domain-containing protein yields the protein MKNIFSSSAKKIIIYVLIFLSSAAIGVYFRLYPFLNYTSSAASEKASLLVVTRLKSATQHDIQKKFPQMPPSQQNQIAEEEFNKLVRKNKANVRLSIDKMAKEIDLTETDRDNGPYLLEADPYYYFSLTRNIVRTGKIADTIKGSKYLNKLMLAPTEHWEPFTLHPFVGFGFYKILSFFNRNIELMQAVGFVPIVLFILCLIPYSMIWNLLGCGRISSFLGTIFLSLSPMFLQRSAWGWYDNDPYNVFFAPLILAFLFLGIDRLRKNQVKSAFGIAVACSSLITLYAFFWQGWVYILSIIFLASIAMLIYNHFGKKEKLRTKDLFFYLAIVQLTSLVGIGVTFGAKEFFILFLEGWNALKNFLTPQLRLWPDLFISVGELKKTSLNNIISLDGGIAVFSFAVLGLVGYGIRAFRASKKEDPLKFIAIAFLFFFSLFIALRAERFALLSLIALSILFPYGLQYAFERSRNILAAKLAFLPFKVTFYAFISLGLCTMLFFSIRTAHNFSLEQRPIFNAIWDKALTKIRSDTPEESIVNSWWPPGHFITSMAQRRVTFDGATINNPQAYWLANVFLSQNERQALGILRMINNSANQASEYLQSLGIKLSVAVAKIHQVTSLNARDAAIALGDILTEEQVEHLLSLTHALPPSSYFFLYNDMVEKNLELGFVGRWNFKKMEEISADKKLLKQVPPRNSPQYIRFLWDTIGGPLNYSEIFVQRAVLNNVVHFPNGLRINLNDMNCALISEQSKIGIPQSIFYLENNDVIEKKFANANLSFSVLLFQEKNRYSCLFLDPRLGNSLLMRLYFFDGKGLRYITPFTKEQDLTGRTKISVFEVDWKKFTADTQF
- the pilO gene encoding type 4a pilus biogenesis protein PilO; translation: MVTDFISKLSEKEKKILYIALGFVVLAICDRLFLGPALSNLKVLDESILEQEGIIKSDSRFLAYKNKILKENEVLSPFYAQKSQTEEEIIASFLKQLEILATSAKINLAKVSPADSKQKKGYVEYYASLECDGRLEDVVKFMHAVDASDDLLKISKISMAPKRAGSEEISASMTVVKLILGTPATELEELKTIESGAETGSSGKKVSGKAGESGKGQQVKEGSGSEQKLSERIQMKKSVKALEREAKPEEVEPIKPSIFEKITGQADEAEEE
- a CDS encoding trypsin-like peptidase domain-containing protein; this translates as MTRNTLFLFIFFLVTINTWSKSALAQPSIIETVQNTLPSIVTIQSENAGLLSDQRPAAAFDKQSGRIIVLRNVKTAQYNRNGSGVIIDPRGIIATNAHIVKQSGRVTVTLDDKTEIPAKILGIIEKEDLALLHITAPHPLRVIEFADSDQIKLDDEVVMVGGSELLTDTISGGRIIGIGSHASEQQPDDAKTALLQVDMNLYRGDSGGPVFDTKGHLVGLIVAGQKTKDRSSFIIPSNQIKKRYLEFLSHPTNP
- a CDS encoding tetratricopeptide repeat protein; the encoded protein is MKKYFMMTALMLFAFFAGSLAFSAEDALRDPKAIFEQANKLYNESQLDKAIELYEKLIDMDSNFAKAYNGLGLAYQANGVSPAEVVWYFKTATEIDPQYKEAFENLAKAYYGMGDFPKAEEACKKALEIDPDLVSAQFSLGWIYLLGKSQPAQAIYYFKKVLERAKIPLVHYGLGIAYFMNDQSELTLESITNLRELSQDDLATRLENLIRGHYPVPGEEGPLVDIQPFPVQEKGVLVRSGEKKKVVEEPPSSFGGVTKIRVKGKILPPEKSQLEEKRVLEYGENPPPSAPRRRSAPISTRIGVRGNVSLENPPDTNPQ
- a CDS encoding DUF2231 domain-containing protein, producing the protein MPEIELHLHPMLVHFPIALFPSALILYVFGIVLKKENFRQAALYVYILGTLLTPLAVVTGLEEAQEYGLKHPVFYAHRFFAFWVLGLSWVSLPILCFIQRKKNSWFKAVFLALLIFLTGFVMVAGYHGGRLVYEFAIGIESH
- a CDS encoding transketolase family protein; amino-acid sequence: MSDLKMIPTRDGFGEELVELGHKNKNIVVLSGDLEDATRAEYFKFKFPERFFNLGITEQDVVATAAGLSCVGFIPFATSFAVFLTNRAYDMIRLDVCYNNCNVKVVCSHAGVTVGEDGASAQCLEDFAIMRVLPNIVVLCPVDTIEARKATRAIVDFKGPVYMRTSRAPFPVLTKESDSFTIGKANILREGKDVTLIGCGLMVHESLQAAELLKKEGIEARVINMHTIKPIDQNAIIESAKKTGAIVTAEEHQINGGLGSAVAEVLSQNHPTPLEMVAVHDSFGESGDPQGLLKKYGLKDVDIAAAARKAIKRK